The Papaver somniferum cultivar HN1 chromosome 3, ASM357369v1, whole genome shotgun sequence genome includes a region encoding these proteins:
- the LOC113355410 gene encoding nodulin homeobox-like isoform X1: MDLISAVEELHKLNSWELNKLLRESNNLTIKWCSDKGQLVLIDMERLAWSLPLHLIAVLVSPGGDEMRLRYLLCGCRLLHSLVDIAARHTKLEQILFEEVKVTEQIMDLVFYLLVVLARYEKGNQISEFLPLLHSTLVACSFHILTGYISTQWQDLVLVLLAHPKVDIFMDAAFDAVRIDINFLQDKLSALNNDIAKYSPSVAEKMAHSLCQQCVASLQFLHSLCQQILFRERVLKNKELCKNGGILQLARAVLRLDIPPHFRDSSKVVAAISRLKSKVLSILLQLCETENISYLDEVASSEKSMQLAQYVVLQVLDLLKASFGRKVKQLNDWKGDDYPRGHVLLNLLRMTDILSDDSNFRKFITTRITHVLAEVLSRPQEEFAHCWCSNNLRLAEEEDATLEYDPFVAAGAVLVSITIGCGTSIQLNDTKTECNFNVISVPQVSYAQHKTSLLVKIIANLHCFVPNVCEEQDRNLFFEKFLECLQMELHKSPARNSSTLDTQKARTVCRNLYVLLDHSASLIPNFLDEEDKNLLSEFFEQLESLYLTSQESQLKATIDEENQSANPVNESGDLELDISKLCKAAWNKKKGMTSRNVPESLKEIDKDMRSAETSGSDGSSGRGKDSLDQMDSGVISKSAKHNKASGLRRVEESGRSELPSYGNGESEISRLVKEAWSKKSKCTTSKTLPESLKDNDKDMRSVETSGSDDSSSREKDPPDQMNSGDVSKSSEHNGGSGVRKIRKRRNESPNSREKSGKRKRNVMNEKQIALIESALVGEPEMQRNAPMLQSLSDKLSALGSEITSSQLKNWVNNRKARLLRISKEAQPPSDMNSDQNNTFEGNLGRMYDSPPDSPREQGYLIRGGSNQTTPKSGVTLGKTKTGEEAQPPTNSTATPSAHQSMQQQPNSTWLRLVRLETGQNVVLKDEKSKEVGRGRLHQVEGRWNELSLEESKTFVVDVFQLNVDRQTLLPHPSEKAGSTFSEAETKNGVMRVAWDRSSTLLLLNNDKVPNSEK; encoded by the exons ATGGACTTGATTTCAGCTGTTGAAGAGTTACACAAACTTAATTCGTGGGAGCTTAACAAACTGCTTAGGGAGTCGAATAATCTCACtataaaatggtgtagtgataaAGGGCAATTGGTTCTG ATTGATATGGAAAGACTTGCATGGTCACTCCCTTTGCACCTTATTGCAGTGCTTGTCTCCCCTGGTGGGGATGAAATGCGCTTGAGATACTTGTTATGTGGTTGTCGCCTTTTGCACTCTTTAGTTGACATTGCAGCTCGGCATACTAAACTCGAACAG ATATTGTTCGAGGAGGTGAAAGTAACCGAGCAGATTATGGACTTGGTATTTTATTTGCTTGTTGTTCTTGCACGTTATGAGAAG ggaaatcaaatttcagagTTCCTTCCTCTTCTACATTCAACACTTGTGGCTTGCAGTTTCCATATATTAACAGGGTATATATCTACCCAGTGGCAAGATCTTGTACTTGTTTTGCTTGCACATCCCAAG GTTGACATATTTATGGATGCTGCTTTTGATGCTGTGCGCATTGACATTAATTTTCTTCAGGACAAGCTGTCAGCACTTAACAATGATATTGCAAAATACAGCCCTTCAGTCGCCGAAAAAATGGCTCACAGTCTCTGTCAGCAATGTGTGGCTTCGTTACaatttcttcattctttgtgtcaGCAAATTTTGTTCCGTGAACGTGTACTTAAGAACAAG GAACTGTGTAAGAATGGAGGAATTCTCCAGCTGGCTCGAGCAGTCCTGAGATTAGATATACCACCACATTTTAGAGATTCCTCCAAAGTTGTGGCTGCCATATCGAGACTGAAATCTAAAGTTCTCTCAATT TTGTTGCAACTATGCGAAACAGAAAACATTTCTTACCTTGATGAGGTTGCCAGCTCTGAAAAGAGCATGCAATTGGCACAATATGTCGTTCTACAG GTTCTCGACTTACTTAAAGCTTCTTTTGGAAGAAAGGTGAAACAGCTTAATGATTGGAAGGGGGATGATTACCCAAGGGGTCATGTACTTCTCAATTTGCTGCGTATGACTGACATCCTCTCTGATGATTCAAACTTCCGAAAATTCATAACTACAAGAATT ACCCATGTCTTGGCGGAGGTTTTATCACGGCCTCAAGAAGAGTTCGCCCATTGTTGGTGCTCTAATAATCTTCGTTtggcagaagaagaagatgctacTCTTGAGTATGATCCATTTGTGGCAGCTGGAGCGGTTCTAGTTTCAATCACGATCGGGTGTGGGACATCTATCCAACTGAATGATACAAAGACAGAATGCAATTTCAATGTCATCAGTGTACCACAGGTTTCCTATGCGCAGCACAAAACTTCATTATTGGTCAAAATAATTGCAAATCTTCATTGTTTCGTTCCTAATGTCTGTGAGG AGCAAGATAGGAACTTATTCTTTGAAAAATTTCTGGAATGCTTGCAAATGGAGCTACATAAATCACCAGCCAGAAATTCATCAACTCTTGATACCCAAAAAGCTCGAACAGTTTGTAGGAACCTTT ATGTCTTGTTGGATCACTCAGCATCTTTAATCCCTAATTTCTTGGATGAGGAGGATAAAAATCTCTTAAG TGAATTTTTTGAACAATTAGAATCACTATATTTGACTTCACAAGAATCACAACTTAAAGCAACTATTGATGAG GAAAACCAATCTGCAAACCCTGTTAATGAAAGTGGTGACTTAGAGTTAGACATCTCTAAACTATGCAAGGCAGCTTGGAACAAGAAGAAAGGTATGACTAGTAGGAATGTGCCCGAGTCTTTGAAAGAGATTGACAAGGATATGCGTAGTGCTGAAACGAGTGGGTCAGATGGTAGTTCCGGCAGAGGGAAGGATTCTCTGGATCAGATGGATAGTGGTGTTATCTCAAAATCAGCTAAGCATAATAAAGCAAGTGGCTTAAGAAGAGTTGAAGAAAGCGGAAGGAGCGAACTTCCAAGTTATGGAAATGGAGAATCAGAAATCAGTAGACTAGTTAAGGAAGcttggagcaaaaagagcaaatgTACAACTAGTAAGACTTTACCGGAGTCTTTAAAAGACAACGACAAGGATATGCGCAGTGTTGAAACAAGTGGCTCAGATGATAGTTCCAGCAGAGAGAAGGATCCTCCGGATCAGATGAATAGCGGTGATGTCTCAAAATCGTCTGAGCATAATGGAGGTAGTGGGGtaagaaaaataaggaaaagaaggaatgaatCGCCAAATTCTAGAGAAAAAAGTGGTAAAAGAAAGAGAAACGTCATGAATGAGAAACAGATTGCATTGATAGAGAGTGCTCTAGTGGGTGAGCCAGAAATGCAGCGAAATGCTCCCATGTTGCAGTCCTTGTCAGACAAATTAAGTGCGCTT GGATCTGAGATAACATCTTCACAGCTAAAGAACTG GGTGAACAACAGAAAAGCCAGGCTACTCAGAATATCCAAGGAAGCGCAACCACCATCTGACATGAACTCTGATCAGAACAACACCTTTGAAGGCAATTTAGGAAGAATGTATGATTCACCTCCTGACAGTCCCAGAGAACAGGGTTACCTTATAAGAGGAGGAAGTAACCAAACGACACCAAAATCTGGAGTAACATTGGGAAAAACGAAAACAGGCGAGGAGGCGCAACCACCAACCAACAGTACAGCAACACCATCAGCTCATCAAAGCATGCAGCAGCAACCAAACTCCACGTGGTTGAGATTAGTGCGACTTGAAACAGGTCAGAACGTAGTATTAAAAGACGAGAAAAGTAAAGAAGTAGGCAGAGGAAGACTTCATCAGGTGGAAGGTAGATGGAATGAGCTGAGTTTGGAAGAATCAAAAACTTTTGTCGTGGACGTTTTCCAACTTAACGTAGACAGGCAGACACTTCTACCACACCCTTCGGAGAAGGCTGGATCTACATTCAGTGAAGCTGAAACTAAGAATGGAGTGATGAGAGTAGCTTGGGATAGATCGAGCACTCTATTATTACTAAATAATGACAAGGTTCCTAACTCGGAAAAGTAG
- the LOC113355410 gene encoding nodulin homeobox-like isoform X2, whose translation MDLISAVEELHKLNSWELNKLLRESNNLTIKWCSDKGQLVLIDMERLAWSLPLHLIAVLVSPGGDEMRLRYLLCGCRLLHSLVDIAARHTKLEQILFEEVKVTEQIMDLVFYLLVVLARYEKGNQISEFLPLLHSTLVACSFHILTGYISTQWQDLVLVLLAHPKVDIFMDAAFDAVRIDINFLQDKLSALNNDIAKYSPSVAEKMAHSLCQQCVASLQFLHSLCQQILFRERVLKNKELCKNGGILQLARAVLRLDIPPHFRDSSKVVAAISRLKSKVLSILLQLCETENISYLDEVASSEKSMQLAQYVVLQVLDLLKASFGRKVKQLNDWKGDDYPRGHVLLNLLRMTDILSDDSNFRKFITTRITHVLAEVLSRPQEEFAHCWCSNNLRLAEEEDATLEYDPFVAAGAVLVSITIGCGTSIQLNDTKTECNFNVISVPQVSYAQHKTSLLVKIIANLHCFVPNVCEEQDRNLFFEKFLECLQMELHKSPARNSSTLDTQKARTVCRNLYVLLDHSASLIPNFLDEEDKNLLSEFFEQLESLYLTSQESQLKATIDEENQSANPVNESGDLELDISKLCKAAWNKKKGMTSRNVPESLKEIDKDMRSAETSGSDGSSGRGKDSLDQMDSGVISKSAKHNKASGLRRVEESGRSELPSYGNGESEISRLVKEAWSKKSKCTTSKTLPESLKDNDKDMRSVETSGSDDSSSREKDPPDQMNSGDVSKSSEHNGGSGVRKIRKRRNESPNSREKSGKRKRNVMNEKQIALIESALVGEPEMQRNAPMLQSLSDKLSALGSEITSSQLKNWFAFGYKHR comes from the exons ATGGACTTGATTTCAGCTGTTGAAGAGTTACACAAACTTAATTCGTGGGAGCTTAACAAACTGCTTAGGGAGTCGAATAATCTCACtataaaatggtgtagtgataaAGGGCAATTGGTTCTG ATTGATATGGAAAGACTTGCATGGTCACTCCCTTTGCACCTTATTGCAGTGCTTGTCTCCCCTGGTGGGGATGAAATGCGCTTGAGATACTTGTTATGTGGTTGTCGCCTTTTGCACTCTTTAGTTGACATTGCAGCTCGGCATACTAAACTCGAACAG ATATTGTTCGAGGAGGTGAAAGTAACCGAGCAGATTATGGACTTGGTATTTTATTTGCTTGTTGTTCTTGCACGTTATGAGAAG ggaaatcaaatttcagagTTCCTTCCTCTTCTACATTCAACACTTGTGGCTTGCAGTTTCCATATATTAACAGGGTATATATCTACCCAGTGGCAAGATCTTGTACTTGTTTTGCTTGCACATCCCAAG GTTGACATATTTATGGATGCTGCTTTTGATGCTGTGCGCATTGACATTAATTTTCTTCAGGACAAGCTGTCAGCACTTAACAATGATATTGCAAAATACAGCCCTTCAGTCGCCGAAAAAATGGCTCACAGTCTCTGTCAGCAATGTGTGGCTTCGTTACaatttcttcattctttgtgtcaGCAAATTTTGTTCCGTGAACGTGTACTTAAGAACAAG GAACTGTGTAAGAATGGAGGAATTCTCCAGCTGGCTCGAGCAGTCCTGAGATTAGATATACCACCACATTTTAGAGATTCCTCCAAAGTTGTGGCTGCCATATCGAGACTGAAATCTAAAGTTCTCTCAATT TTGTTGCAACTATGCGAAACAGAAAACATTTCTTACCTTGATGAGGTTGCCAGCTCTGAAAAGAGCATGCAATTGGCACAATATGTCGTTCTACAG GTTCTCGACTTACTTAAAGCTTCTTTTGGAAGAAAGGTGAAACAGCTTAATGATTGGAAGGGGGATGATTACCCAAGGGGTCATGTACTTCTCAATTTGCTGCGTATGACTGACATCCTCTCTGATGATTCAAACTTCCGAAAATTCATAACTACAAGAATT ACCCATGTCTTGGCGGAGGTTTTATCACGGCCTCAAGAAGAGTTCGCCCATTGTTGGTGCTCTAATAATCTTCGTTtggcagaagaagaagatgctacTCTTGAGTATGATCCATTTGTGGCAGCTGGAGCGGTTCTAGTTTCAATCACGATCGGGTGTGGGACATCTATCCAACTGAATGATACAAAGACAGAATGCAATTTCAATGTCATCAGTGTACCACAGGTTTCCTATGCGCAGCACAAAACTTCATTATTGGTCAAAATAATTGCAAATCTTCATTGTTTCGTTCCTAATGTCTGTGAGG AGCAAGATAGGAACTTATTCTTTGAAAAATTTCTGGAATGCTTGCAAATGGAGCTACATAAATCACCAGCCAGAAATTCATCAACTCTTGATACCCAAAAAGCTCGAACAGTTTGTAGGAACCTTT ATGTCTTGTTGGATCACTCAGCATCTTTAATCCCTAATTTCTTGGATGAGGAGGATAAAAATCTCTTAAG TGAATTTTTTGAACAATTAGAATCACTATATTTGACTTCACAAGAATCACAACTTAAAGCAACTATTGATGAG GAAAACCAATCTGCAAACCCTGTTAATGAAAGTGGTGACTTAGAGTTAGACATCTCTAAACTATGCAAGGCAGCTTGGAACAAGAAGAAAGGTATGACTAGTAGGAATGTGCCCGAGTCTTTGAAAGAGATTGACAAGGATATGCGTAGTGCTGAAACGAGTGGGTCAGATGGTAGTTCCGGCAGAGGGAAGGATTCTCTGGATCAGATGGATAGTGGTGTTATCTCAAAATCAGCTAAGCATAATAAAGCAAGTGGCTTAAGAAGAGTTGAAGAAAGCGGAAGGAGCGAACTTCCAAGTTATGGAAATGGAGAATCAGAAATCAGTAGACTAGTTAAGGAAGcttggagcaaaaagagcaaatgTACAACTAGTAAGACTTTACCGGAGTCTTTAAAAGACAACGACAAGGATATGCGCAGTGTTGAAACAAGTGGCTCAGATGATAGTTCCAGCAGAGAGAAGGATCCTCCGGATCAGATGAATAGCGGTGATGTCTCAAAATCGTCTGAGCATAATGGAGGTAGTGGGGtaagaaaaataaggaaaagaaggaatgaatCGCCAAATTCTAGAGAAAAAAGTGGTAAAAGAAAGAGAAACGTCATGAATGAGAAACAGATTGCATTGATAGAGAGTGCTCTAGTGGGTGAGCCAGAAATGCAGCGAAATGCTCCCATGTTGCAGTCCTTGTCAGACAAATTAAGTGCGCTT GGATCTGAGATAACATCTTCACAGCTAAAGAACTG GTTTGCCTTTGGATACAAACATAGGTAA
- the LOC113360967 gene encoding SOSS complex subunit B homolog — translation MVSLKDIVPAAQNTINAQFILLDKERSPAPTKQGQEKSCMALVADETASVHFQLWGTECDAFEPGDIVRLTNGIFSKNRNNLVLRAGKRGRAEKIGEFTMVFAETPNMSEIDWVPDPNNSSKLVQGAVISPYSRMFPPRN, via the coding sequence ATGGTTTCATTGAAGGATATAGTTCCAGCAGCTCAGAATACAATAAACGCACAGTTCATATTACTAGACAAAGAAAGATCACCAGCACCAACAAAACAAGGTCAAGAGAAATCATGCATGGCATTAGTGGCAGATGAAACGGCATCAGTTCACTTCCAGTTATGGGGCACTGAATGCGACGCGTTCGAGCCTGGTGATATAGTCCGTCTTACCAACGGCATTTTCTCTAAAAATCGGAACAACCTTGTTTTAAGGGCAGGTAAGAGAGGGAGAGCTGAGAAGATTGGTGAATTCACAATGGTTTTTGCTGAAACTCCCAACATGAGTGAAATTGATTGGGTACCTGATCCTAATAACTCAAGTAAGCTCGTTCAAGGGGCCGTTATTTCTCCGTATTCACGCATGTTTCCTCCGCGAAACTGA